In Haloterrigena alkaliphila, a single genomic region encodes these proteins:
- a CDS encoding CaiB/BaiF CoA transferase family protein: MSENPLGDITVIDLTQAVAGPCATSLLADFGADVVSIEPPGGGSEREYGGGSTMPNFGRNKRSLVLDLKTAEGTDVLHRLVEDADVLVHNNRPGKMADLGADYETLAEINPQLVYCSITGYGEEGPYRNRPGFDPLAQAMSGLMWVTGEPDRKPSRIGASTIDIGTGIYAAFAIWPALRHVRQTGEGQKIEASLFDTAAVFMGHWYTQYDKTGEQPQRQGHSWELYAPSGIFETGTDPIYLSTPFQHLWERVCHAVDRPDWIDDPRFETTEDRLKNRSELIAALESEFHDYTRDELIDTLLEEGVPAAELQTVAEAARDEHLQQRGTLTQIEDVDGEEVTATATPVVLSETPGTIERGPPALGEDSADILLEYGFDDETIDTLLEQEVIRDGKRGGE; the protein is encoded by the coding sequence ATGTCCGAGAACCCTTTAGGGGACATTACAGTTATCGATCTGACACAGGCCGTTGCGGGCCCGTGTGCAACAAGTTTGCTGGCAGATTTCGGCGCGGACGTTGTTTCGATCGAACCACCGGGCGGCGGTTCTGAACGGGAATACGGCGGCGGGTCAACGATGCCGAACTTCGGCCGGAACAAACGGTCTCTCGTGTTGGACCTCAAGACTGCCGAGGGAACCGATGTCCTCCACCGCCTCGTCGAGGATGCCGACGTTCTCGTCCATAACAACCGGCCGGGGAAGATGGCTGACCTCGGTGCCGACTACGAGACTCTCGCTGAGATCAACCCCCAACTAGTCTACTGTTCGATCACTGGCTACGGCGAGGAGGGCCCCTACCGCAACCGACCGGGGTTCGATCCGCTCGCACAGGCAATGTCCGGACTAATGTGGGTGACTGGCGAACCCGATCGGAAGCCTTCGCGTATCGGTGCGTCGACGATCGACATCGGAACCGGAATTTATGCTGCCTTCGCTATCTGGCCCGCACTCCGACATGTGCGTCAGACTGGAGAAGGCCAGAAAATCGAAGCCTCGCTGTTCGATACTGCGGCCGTATTCATGGGTCACTGGTACACCCAGTACGACAAAACCGGCGAGCAACCCCAGCGTCAGGGGCACTCTTGGGAATTATACGCCCCTTCTGGCATCTTCGAGACTGGAACCGACCCGATCTACCTATCAACGCCTTTCCAACACCTCTGGGAGCGCGTTTGTCACGCCGTTGACCGCCCAGACTGGATCGACGATCCACGATTCGAGACGACCGAAGATCGGTTAAAAAACCGAAGCGAACTAATCGCTGCACTCGAGTCGGAGTTTCACGACTACACTCGCGACGAACTAATCGACACGCTTCTCGAGGAGGGGGTGCCGGCAGCAGAACTCCAGACAGTGGCCGAAGCCGCCAGAGACGAACACCTACAGCAACGTGGGACGCTCACGCAAATCGAGGACGTCGACGGGGAGGAGGTGACCGCCACCGCTACGCCCGTCGTCCTCTCGGAGACGCCGGGTACCATCGAGCGGGGCCCGCCAGCACTCGGCGAGGATTCGGCAGACATTCTGCTCGA
- a CDS encoding alpha/beta hydrolase, whose translation MGGQNPHAVSRDYRIDRRRFMATASTVAGLGLVGSVSARSGPPSAGAKDGNDDPEAQSLDVVDEEWLSDRLVEYTFDNPLVDPPLDQTNTRVFVPSGYHESEETYPTLYLFHGGPGSAADWTTDDSGPGPLQNYFDADIVVVMPDGTDGWHSDWYNDGAFGPPKWETYHVEQLIPFIENEFRVRSTRQGRIAAGFSMGGVGSLTLGARHPDLYAGVYALSGTPYLLDYAKEVVESGDWGPGMEGRLGAWGDPREQETRWKGHNAQYITENLQNTRVHIAVGNDGPIEPRAYEFGVELVERLDAANVEHDFYVNHDRGHSYEWTHQDIKRLQDDFLDVFQRDPVDPSGFNYRSIEPCFDVWDWQVNRPALTRETAEFLDLENVTADRFTVTGRGKIEFVTPGFYEPQGRFAITADGKTSSVNPGVVTADDEGRLSFTVKAGPPGRPNGGVPEESAVGDRKKVEISIMRR comes from the coding sequence ATGGGTGGACAAAACCCACATGCGGTTAGTAGAGACTATCGTATCGATCGACGACGGTTCATGGCAACTGCGAGTACCGTTGCAGGACTCGGCCTCGTGGGGTCCGTGTCCGCACGCAGCGGACCTCCCTCGGCCGGCGCCAAGGACGGAAATGACGACCCGGAGGCCCAATCGCTAGATGTAGTCGACGAAGAGTGGCTCAGTGACCGGCTCGTGGAATACACGTTCGATAACCCATTAGTTGACCCTCCACTCGACCAGACGAACACGAGAGTCTTCGTACCCTCCGGATACCACGAGTCAGAAGAAACGTATCCGACGTTGTACCTGTTCCACGGGGGACCGGGATCAGCTGCTGATTGGACAACAGATGACAGCGGCCCTGGACCGCTGCAAAATTACTTCGACGCCGATATCGTGGTCGTAATGCCGGATGGGACGGATGGCTGGCACTCCGACTGGTACAACGACGGAGCGTTTGGACCGCCGAAGTGGGAGACGTACCACGTCGAGCAACTCATCCCCTTCATCGAGAACGAGTTCAGGGTACGATCAACCCGGCAAGGCCGGATCGCGGCTGGGTTCTCGATGGGCGGGGTGGGTTCGTTGACGTTGGGGGCTCGCCACCCGGATCTGTACGCCGGCGTGTACGCCCTCTCTGGGACACCTTATCTCTTAGACTACGCGAAAGAGGTAGTCGAATCAGGCGATTGGGGGCCAGGAATGGAAGGGAGACTCGGAGCCTGGGGAGATCCACGCGAACAAGAGACGCGTTGGAAGGGCCACAACGCGCAGTACATTACGGAAAACCTCCAAAATACCCGAGTCCATATCGCCGTTGGCAACGACGGGCCCATCGAACCGCGGGCGTATGAATTCGGCGTCGAACTCGTGGAACGGCTAGACGCTGCGAACGTCGAGCACGACTTCTACGTTAACCACGACCGTGGTCACAGCTACGAATGGACACACCAGGATATCAAACGCTTACAGGACGACTTCCTGGATGTATTCCAGCGCGACCCCGTCGATCCGTCGGGCTTCAACTACCGATCCATCGAGCCATGCTTCGACGTGTGGGATTGGCAGGTCAATCGTCCAGCACTCACTCGAGAGACTGCCGAGTTTCTCGACCTTGAGAACGTGACTGCCGACAGGTTTACCGTCACTGGGAGAGGCAAGATTGAATTCGTTACACCAGGGTTCTACGAGCCCCAGGGCCGTTTTGCTATCACTGCCGACGGGAAGACATCGAGTGTTAATCCAGGTGTCGTTACGGCCGATGATGAGGGCCGATTGTCGTTCACCGTGAAAGCGGGCCCACCGGGCAGACCGAATGGCGGCGTACCCGAAGAAAGTGCCGTTGGCGACCGAAAGAAGGTTGAGATTTCCATTATGCGTCGTTAG
- a CDS encoding IclR family transcriptional regulator, which yields MTSTPPKTIKAVEHTCTILNELRGSGGLTVTELSDRVGLTPGGVHNHLTTLKQQNMVQQDGTTYRLGPDFLLYGAHIRNNSGLIQAGKGVADKLAHETGEIASLHLEHDRKLFVIHERFGDNAIGRSYHIEKRAEATKYLHCTASGKAILAHLPEEHLETILEEQDLVEFTSNTITDPDELRSELEVVREQGFALSREEEMNGVRTIGAPVLGADDGVVGAISLVGPTSRLKGDTFEQEYPERMVEAANMIEINLQTGDAEL from the coding sequence ATGACCAGCACTCCCCCAAAAACGATCAAAGCCGTCGAACACACCTGTACGATCCTCAATGAACTCCGGGGGTCTGGTGGTCTGACGGTCACAGAACTATCTGACCGCGTCGGGCTTACTCCCGGCGGTGTGCACAATCATCTGACAACTCTGAAACAGCAGAATATGGTTCAACAAGACGGGACAACCTACCGACTCGGTCCTGACTTTCTGCTATACGGCGCACATATCCGCAACAACAGCGGTCTGATACAGGCCGGGAAAGGAGTTGCCGATAAACTCGCCCACGAAACCGGTGAAATTGCTAGCCTACACCTCGAACACGACCGGAAACTGTTCGTCATTCACGAGCGATTCGGTGATAACGCGATCGGTCGATCATACCACATCGAGAAGCGGGCAGAGGCGACGAAGTATCTCCACTGCACCGCCAGCGGAAAAGCGATCCTCGCTCACTTGCCCGAGGAACACCTCGAGACGATCCTCGAGGAGCAGGACCTCGTCGAGTTTACGTCGAACACGATCACGGATCCGGACGAGTTACGGAGCGAGCTGGAAGTCGTCCGAGAGCAGGGCTTCGCGTTGAGCCGAGAAGAAGAGATGAACGGAGTCCGCACTATCGGTGCGCCCGTTCTGGGTGCCGATGACGGTGTCGTGGGGGCGATCAGTCTCGTTGGGCCAACGAGCCGACTCAAGGGCGACACGTTCGAGCAAGAGTATCCGGAACGAATGGTAGAGGCTGCAAACATGATCGAAATCAATCTTCAGACTGGTGATGCGGAATTGTGA
- a CDS encoding CaiB/BaiF CoA transferase family protein — MDARPLADITLVDASQGVAGPTAGVIFADLGADVIAVEPPGGKTARHYRGGIPMPNVARNKRSVVLDLKTPEGVAALHDLVEDADAFIHNNRPEKNAELGCDYGTLADINPQLVYCSVTGYGEAGLYSDRPAVDPLAQAISGMMWSTGEPDRTPSRISVSVADYATGIYAAFAMLTAIRHARRTGQGQKVETSLFDTAAGFMGHWYTLYDKTGEQPHRQGDSWDTYAPAGIFETATGPIYLATPFQFLWERVPEAIDRPDLLEDPRFASNEKRLEHRDVLTEELESAFVEYDREELLERLLAADVPASELKTVAEATHDEHLHERGTLKRIEDVDGKEVIATISPVRYSKTPVEVEHGPPQVGEHTHEVLSEHGLSEEEIDRLLESDD, encoded by the coding sequence ATGGACGCTCGACCGTTAGCAGATATTACGCTCGTAGATGCCTCACAGGGAGTCGCTGGTCCGACAGCTGGTGTCATCTTTGCAGATCTCGGTGCAGACGTCATCGCTGTAGAACCGCCAGGCGGAAAGACCGCACGACACTATCGCGGTGGAATCCCAATGCCGAACGTCGCCCGAAACAAGCGATCGGTGGTCCTCGACCTGAAGACACCTGAAGGGGTCGCAGCCCTCCACGACCTTGTTGAAGACGCCGATGCATTCATCCACAACAACCGTCCAGAGAAGAACGCTGAACTGGGCTGTGACTACGGTACGCTCGCCGATATCAACCCCCAGCTGGTCTACTGCTCAGTTACCGGCTACGGCGAGGCTGGGCTCTACAGCGACCGACCTGCGGTGGATCCGCTCGCCCAGGCGATCTCTGGTATGATGTGGTCGACCGGTGAGCCTGACCGGACCCCATCCCGGATTAGCGTCTCCGTCGCCGACTACGCGACCGGTATCTACGCGGCGTTCGCGATGCTCACGGCCATCCGCCACGCACGACGAACCGGCCAAGGGCAAAAAGTCGAGACCTCGTTGTTCGACACCGCCGCGGGCTTCATGGGCCACTGGTACACGCTCTACGATAAGACGGGCGAGCAACCACACCGCCAGGGCGATTCGTGGGACACCTACGCCCCTGCCGGCATCTTTGAGACCGCAACAGGGCCAATCTACCTCGCCACGCCGTTCCAGTTCCTCTGGGAGCGGGTTCCCGAGGCGATCGACCGACCAGACTTGCTCGAAGATCCTCGATTTGCCTCGAATGAGAAGCGCCTTGAGCACCGCGACGTTCTCACCGAGGAACTCGAGTCGGCATTCGTCGAGTACGACCGCGAAGAACTGCTGGAGCGACTGCTGGCGGCGGACGTCCCCGCATCGGAACTCAAGACGGTAGCCGAGGCCACCCATGACGAACATCTTCACGAGCGCGGAACGCTCAAGCGGATCGAGGATGTCGACGGCAAGGAGGTGATCGCCACAATCAGTCCAGTGCGGTATAGCAAGACTCCGGTCGAAGTCGAGCATGGGCCGCCCCAGGTCGGCGAACACACCCATGAGGTGCTCTCGGAGCACGGGCTTTCCGAGGAGGAAATCGACCGGTTGCTCGAGTCCGATGACTGA
- a CDS encoding universal stress protein produces MTVVLLPVGEDVDRARQVAEAVLDLPGETSELEVIVLNVFTEFDVADEGTKVSSDQFYDETDFPESMETVISLLKEGGATIRPKRAHGEPAEEIIAEANSVNADYIAISGRKRSPTGKVLFGSVTQSVLLSAETPVIVTMAE; encoded by the coding sequence ATGACTGTCGTATTATTACCGGTCGGCGAAGATGTGGATCGCGCCCGACAGGTCGCTGAGGCAGTATTGGATCTCCCTGGAGAGACCAGCGAACTCGAGGTAATCGTTCTGAACGTCTTCACCGAGTTCGATGTTGCCGACGAGGGAACGAAGGTTTCTTCGGACCAGTTCTACGACGAAACTGATTTCCCGGAGAGCATGGAGACGGTGATCTCACTCCTCAAAGAGGGCGGAGCAACAATTCGACCGAAACGAGCGCACGGAGAACCAGCCGAGGAGATCATCGCAGAGGCTAACTCCGTCAACGCCGATTATATTGCTATCAGTGGTCGAAAACGCAGCCCAACCGGAAAGGTACTCTTCGGTAGTGTCACGCAGTCCGTCCTGCTCAGTGCTGAAACGCCGGTAATCGTTACAATGGCTGAATGA
- a CDS encoding ATP-binding protein yields MTGFVNRKRELKRLGKLYESDTAALAVVWGRRRMGKTTLAIESIRDRNDAVYYQATRGTADQQISSFINDAAEVYPGITRIREEWEPLFEFLAEQDAVIIVDEFPYLVEQTDALPSILQRVWDHTAEKTATTFVLTGSAIGMMHEYALEGTAPLYGRVAKNPNGEIEVGPLRFGAAMSFFPDYSPVEQVMTYGVFGGTPEYLRAVEDDETLEKNVTRTLLRRDGGLHEEPENVLHRELDEVDRYFAILKSLAEGNRVKNEVAQGAGISNSSVGYYLDRLNDLRIIERNYPVTVDPDRSRKGQYSITDPLFRFWFRFVYGRTARYEVYGEDAYTDLIDPELPDFVSGTFEQLCQHAVLYAFGDEYRFVEEPGNWWDGSGSEIDIVAPTNGEILLVGEVKFRQDAVGYDVLSQLESEAPKVDWHPDSGGDPEYTYALFSRSGFSSAVKEAESERDDLHLFTVNDVVGLITE; encoded by the coding sequence ATGACTGGATTTGTAAATCGGAAACGGGAACTGAAACGCCTCGGTAAACTCTACGAGAGCGATACCGCAGCACTGGCGGTAGTTTGGGGACGACGGCGGATGGGAAAAACGACGCTTGCGATCGAGTCGATCCGAGATCGCAACGACGCCGTCTACTACCAGGCGACTAGAGGGACTGCAGACCAGCAGATTTCCTCGTTCATCAACGACGCTGCCGAAGTGTATCCAGGGATCACGCGGATCCGTGAAGAGTGGGAACCCCTCTTCGAATTTCTTGCCGAGCAGGATGCAGTCATCATCGTCGACGAGTTCCCGTACCTCGTCGAGCAAACGGACGCACTCCCGTCGATCTTGCAGCGCGTCTGGGATCATACCGCTGAGAAAACTGCAACGACCTTCGTGCTGACCGGGTCCGCTATCGGAATGATGCACGAGTACGCCCTTGAAGGAACAGCGCCGTTGTACGGTCGCGTCGCCAAGAACCCGAACGGGGAGATTGAAGTTGGCCCGCTCCGCTTCGGGGCGGCGATGTCGTTTTTCCCCGACTATTCCCCCGTTGAACAGGTGATGACCTACGGTGTCTTCGGCGGGACGCCAGAGTATTTGCGAGCCGTCGAAGACGACGAGACGCTCGAGAAGAACGTCACGAGAACGCTGTTACGGCGTGACGGAGGGCTCCACGAGGAGCCCGAAAACGTGCTCCACCGGGAACTGGACGAGGTCGACCGTTATTTTGCGATATTGAAGTCGCTTGCGGAAGGAAACCGAGTCAAGAACGAAGTCGCCCAGGGTGCCGGAATCAGTAATAGTAGTGTCGGCTATTATCTCGACCGACTGAATGACTTGCGCATTATCGAACGAAACTACCCAGTCACCGTCGATCCGGATCGGAGCCGGAAAGGTCAGTATTCGATCACAGATCCATTGTTCCGGTTCTGGTTCAGATTCGTCTATGGGCGGACAGCGCGGTACGAGGTATATGGCGAGGACGCTTACACCGACCTCATCGACCCAGAACTGCCGGACTTCGTCAGTGGGACGTTCGAGCAGTTATGCCAGCATGCTGTCCTGTACGCGTTCGGCGACGAGTATCGCTTCGTAGAGGAACCTGGGAACTGGTGGGATGGTAGTGGAAGCGAGATCGACATCGTGGCTCCGACGAATGGAGAGATACTCCTCGTCGGTGAGGTGAAGTTCCGACAGGACGCGGTTGGATACGATGTCCTCAGTCAACTCGAATCTGAAGCCCCGAAAGTAGACTGGCATCCAGACAGCGGTGGTGACCCAGAGTACACGTATGCGCTATTCAGTCGGTCTGGATTCTCGTCCGCAGTCAAGGAAGCCGAATCGGAACGGGACGATCTTCACCTGTTCACTGTCAATGACGTCGTCGGACTGATCACGGAGTAG